From Arachis hypogaea cultivar Tifrunner chromosome 3, arahy.Tifrunner.gnm2.J5K5, whole genome shotgun sequence:
CAAATACAGtatctgaaataattaaaaatagaattatgaAATACTCTCATGGTAAATACCCTTATGAAAGTAGGTAGAAAATAATACATTTATATTAATTTCAGAGGGATAACAAGTAGGTTATTATACTTGGTCAAAACggaacccaaaaaaaaaacaacaagagTTAATCAAAAGAGAGGCTTGAACTCTATGCAATGTAATCAATACAGTTAAatcaaaaacaacaaaagaccAGACAGCATTTGTGCAACATAGGTGTTAACCAAACTCATGCAAActtgaattgaaaaagaaaaagaaaaaaaaatttggaatacTTTAACAATCGTGAAGTATAAATTCCAAAGTTAAACATCTAGGATCAAACGAACTCACCAAATCACTGCGTTCAACAACCCGCCAGAGCTGTCTCCAGATATCAAGATTTTTCTCAAATGGAGTAAGAATGAGCTTCTTATTTTCCTCAAGTCTGAAACATCGTCATGCTACCGATATGAATTTAAACAAATATacatactttttattattttgatatgcCACTAACAGAATTCATCGTTTATAACTACCACTACAGGTAAATGATATTCCTTTTCCCGTTAACTAAGAAGTTCATCATTTTGCACTTACTAAAATCAATACCACCACAAAATAAACCGCATATACAAATCTAACCTTGCTAGGTTGCGACGCCAAGCCAAGAACGCTTGTCTTTCATTTGCATCAAGCTCCTCAACCGACATGTCAGCACTCCATGGTGGCCTAAACTAGAGGCCAAAAAAAACAAAGCAGTGAGCTAAAACAAAACCAATCAAAGGAGAATTAATTACTCCTGATAAAAGAAAATGCATGCCTGCGCGGAACTCTGAGACTGCTAGCATGCAGTGCCTCCTCCCTTTTTTGCTGCTCCCTCATCTCTTCAGGCGTCAACATGTCACCAGAACCTGATCCTGGATCCCTACTCTCAAATAAATCAAACAAACACACAAACTAATAGTTACAAACTCTTCACAATAAACACAATGCTAATTTTTTTTGGCTGCAGCATGCATGCTTAGCTTTTTCTTAATATGCTGTATCAAAAATCATTATTTCTCCAATATGATTTTGATTCTAAGATATTTCAAACACAATGTCCATCCAAGCATATTACTAGTTTTTCGCCAAATAAATCACTCTTACACTTCACCAACATGTTCATtaaaattaaacaacaataaaagacTCACAAATTGATTACAAGGGCGGGTGCGGCGGTGCGATCAGGGAGGAAGGTGGGTTCTTCTAGCTCTTGTTCTAGAAGCTCCTCAGATTGTTCAAGAATGGCCTCGATATCGGAGACTTCGGTGAACGATTCTAGAAACTTCTTCTTGTAGAAGCGGTTCTTGTCCTTGGTCTGCTGTACCATCTTGTTGTGGTGCTTCACAAGGGCTCTCCCGAGCCCTGTCTTCTGGCTATCGTTCTTTCCCATCTTTGATTAAAGCGAATCTTCGGAAATCAATGGAGGTGAGCTCAAAGACCCTAACGAAGTTAAACCCTAGAAAGTAGAAACACTGAAACAGGGATCGTCTTCGTgccttgtttgtttgtttgttcgtTTTGCTGGTTGCAGGGAAGAGGTGCGGTGTTTGGCTGTGGTTTATCGATTCCAGTTCCTAGGGTATAcgctattagttttttttttcccgaTTTAATTACTCATTCACCATtagattcttatatttttttaattaaattctaaaattaatagaatatcctttttaaaaattacacaaaTGAacgtttaattaaatttttaattataaatatttttaatttataaaaaaatattcagtttctaatattttttataagaaaataaataaaagtatacaTAGATTTTTATACCTTAGATAGATAAATAAAGGACAAATCCGTCCCTGATCTTTTTTTCGCAGACATTTTCGTCCCCGAGAATTGGAAAATATTTTAATGTCCCTAACCTCCTGGAAAAGTGGACATATCTACCCCTTCGTTAGAGTCGCTCCGTTTGGCCTGACGGAAAACGGTGACGTAACTCTCGTAGCGCTGACCTGGCCGTTACAGGCTGTCACGTGGAATGGACTTTTGAAAAGAGGACGTATTAGTCCCAAGAACCAAAACGTTGTCATTTCTCTCCCACCCCAAATCTATGAAATCCTTGAGCCCTAATCCATCAAACCCCATCCTACGCAAGGTTTAGGTCGAGGAAAACGATGCTATTGATTGTGACGGATGTTGCAGCTCGTGGCATTGATATTCCGTTGCTTGATAATGTTATTAATTGGGACTTCCCTCCAAAGCCTAAGATATTCGTTCATCGTGTTGGAAGGGTTGCAAGGGCTAGCCGTACTGGCACTGCTTATTCCTTCGTGACATCGGAGGATATGGCTTACCTATTAGATCTTCATTTGTTTCTGACGAAGCCAATAAAAACTGCTCCCACCGAAAAAGAGGTCTTGCAGAATATGACTGGAGTAATGTCGAAAATTGAACAGACAATGGCAAAAGGAGAAACTGTTTATGGCTGATTCTCTCAAACAGTTCTTGACCTTGTTTCAGATAGAGTAAGGAAAATTATTGATACTACTGCAGAATTGGAGTCATTGCAGAAAACATGTAACAATGCATTCCATTTATATATGAAGACAAAACCCTTACCATCCAAGGAGTCTATTCGAAGAGTAAAGGATTTGCCATGTGAGGGTCTGCATCCGATGTTCAAGAATGTATTGAAAATTGGGGAGTTAATGGCCCTTGCATTTTCAGAGCATTTGAAAAAGTTTAGGTGAGTATAAGATTATATACAAATTGTCTAATGGCTTGATCATTTTATCATAAATTAACTAGATAGGGTAATTTTCAGGTCAAAGCAGACTATCTTGGAAGCTGAAGGGGAAGCAGCTAAATCAAAGCATGTACTGGTAGTTTGTGTTTCCATTAACTTAATTTTTTGTGTGTTGTTTCATGGTTGTTAGTGTCATCTCACACATATTGATATCCATGTTAATGATCATTCATGTTCCATGATATATCATGTATGAGTTTACAATGCCTACCCCTAACAAGCCACTAGGAATAATATCTGTGATTTTCTGGCTTTCGTCATGAGCTAGTTGTCTTATCGTATTACCTTGACATCGTAAACGATGCATAATTGCAGGGTCCTTCCGGTCAATGGGTTGATGTGATGAAAAGGAAGAGAGCCATTCATGAGAAAATTATAAATTTGGTTCATGAACAGATGACATCGTAAATGACGCATACTTTGTTGAAGGATTAGGGCTCAAGGATTTCATAGATTGGGGGTGGGAGAGAAACGGCAACGTTTTGGTTCGTGGGGACTAATACGTCCTCTTTTTAAAAGCCCATCCCATGTGGCAGCCCGTAACGGTTAGGTCAGCGCTATGGGAGCTACGTCACCATTTTTCGTCAAGCCAAATGGAGCGACTCTAACGGAGGGGTAGATATGTCCACTTTTTCGGGGGGTCAGGGACATTAAAGTATTTTCCAATTcccagggacgaaaatgtccacgaaaaaaaaggtcagggacggATTTGTCCTTTACTCATTTTTTAATGAATCGTTTGTACACACcaatataaaattttgttatcATTTCTATCTTTCCGTAGCCTGAATAATTTTTTCCAGAGTGATAAAAGCCAAGTGACACGTTATTGTATGATGTGACCGTTTAGGATgacaaagtaaaaaataaaaattattatattattaaatatgttaaaataaaaataagaaaatggcaTAATGGGACTActgttcatcctcttccttctccAATTACTTCGAACCCTAACAGAGGAGATCTTCTTCTTATCTATCGTAATAGAAGTTTGTAAATTCTAAGGTATTAAAATCTCACAATCTCAACGAAAGAAGGATATACCTCATGTTTATGCCAGTAGTTGTAGTGGCTCATCTTCTACGCCaaagaataggaagaagaagaagttcgacTACAACAATGGCAACTTGGCAAGTGTCTGTATGGACTTGATACAGTGATGCTTGAGTCTGCTACATAATAGAACCCTAGAAGATTATTTCTTCATTGTCTGTTATGGGAGGTATGTGAATTCTCAATTTGTTTATGATGATAAATGTTGTGAATCTTATGTGAAATGGTTGAAATTGTCATCGAATTCATGATGTAGAAGGTTGCATTGTGGTGTGATTATTTCATTTGGGCTAATGAAGTTATTGATGCTGGAAGAGATTGTGGGATTCTGAGCAGAATGAAAAAAGCAAATGAAGGTCTGTAGAAGAAAGCAACtgaaaagtagaaaaagaaatgaagatgTTGTAGACAATTGATGGGATTAATCAAGAGTTGAAGAACATTAGAAAATGGATACAGTATATATACTTATGGATAAGTATATGTATTTTGTGGTTGTTTATTAACATATTTCATCAGTAATTATAATTCCATTTGGAAAATATATGGTAAAGGCTGTGTTGTAGCTTTCATTTTCATCAATATTTGAATACAaatatttgtttcaattttatttctaatacaAGTCCTGTGCAATAAACAACTGAAGAGCTAATTCATAATAATCAACActtgatcaacaagaagatgaacAATAAGTAAGCATAACTGTTTTCTTTCCCGtcaccaataaataaataaataaataagcataACTACAAACTGTCATTAAAAACAAATTGGAACACAAGTCATTAAGTCAGAAGCCTAAACACCAAACTACAATTCAACCTTGCAAAATATTAAACAAGTCTATGCCTATAGGCATCAAAACAGAGGTCTTTACCCTAGGACAAAACCCTTCTTATATGTCTCAACAGAAATGTAAACTCTCTTGAACAAGGGCAGCGAATCAAGCATTGGAGTGGTATCTAAGTGCACTGTTGAACCTGGATTTACAAGCAGTATTTGGTTAAGGTAATCCATCAACTCAGCATATTGTTTTCTCTCTGATCCTTCAATATTTTTTCTTGCCTTTTTCATGGCTCTCTGGATcttcttataattaattattacatCAAACTCCTTCTTAAACCAAGTTTCGGCCTCCGCACAAGTGATTTTTTGTTGGTATataatattttcttctagcatctCAGTAACTCACACCCTATCTGCAGACTTGTTACTATGTCTTCGAACACAGATGTGCTAATCCACAAAAATCTTCACTTGATAGCTCCTCGGCTCATTTGACCTAAAATAGTATATGTTCCAGGGACAATTCTCATCCCAACAAATTGCCTTACATTTTGTAGGCTCCACCCTACTGAATTTGATATTTCTTCTCATTTGAATATTATACTTTTTCATGGATCTCTAAAACTTATCCATGGTAGCAAACTCCATCTCAAGCTCCAGATGAACTTGGCCAAAAGGTATTGTTGGATTTTTCTGAGGCCACACATTGTGATCACTATCATAATCATCCTCACAATCGGATGACATTGGACTGTGTATATCTTCAGATTCGTACTAATAATAGTCAGGGTCAGAGTCACTGTCATCATCTGAATAAGAAGAATCAGGCTCCACACGAGGAACAAAGATCTTTGGTGTCTCATTCTTTCTTCCTTGCACAAACCTTTGACCAGTGAGTGCTGGCCTCTTATTTgatactcttttgtttttctgactATTCTCAGATTGTTGGGTGGACATTTCATTCTAACCTATTTGTGGAGTTTGACCCATTGCATCGTTAACTCCACTTTCAGGTTGTGTTTCGGCTTCAATGTGACTTTTGGTGGGCTTTTGGGATGCATTAGGAGGTGGGACTTCTGCTGGACTTTGCTGCTAGGTGGTGTTTTGGTTGGTGTTTGGGAATTCGGGTTGTTGCATTAGTTGAATTGTAGGAACAGGATTGGAAGATGCTGGCTTTTGGCTTTGATTGCAATTTTGGTTggttctattttttttgtttcttttcttaatatttatcttctttttcgGGGTAGGCTTTCTATGCATTGTCATCTTACTTCTTCTTCTTAGGATTTTTTGTGGTGTAAGTTGTTCAACAGTATCAGGAATTGGGTTTGACTCATCATCTACAACATCTACCGATTCAATTTCCTCAGGTAAATCAACAGTATAATCCCAATAAATATGGCATATTCTCCCATTTTCAATAGCAAATTCATACATTCGAACTACACCACTGTCGAGCCTGATTAAATGCAAACCATTAGATATTTTATTCTCAAcccaataaatttttttgaaagaaacaTACCCCAAATCCTTAAATAACTCCACTATAAAAAATGTATTCAGGGTTTCGACATTCACCCTAGGAATCACAGCAACCACACTTCCAACATATTTCAGAACTCCATTCATGTTTCTCTCAAATCGTCGCTTGTGATGATACACAAAAGTTATATGATTTGCTATCTATTTATCGAAAAACTCTCAATCAAGCTATAGAATAACCAAATTGATGCAAGTAATTTGTGCACAAATTGATCCATTTTTATATCATAATACATATACATGTGAACACTATTTAGATTAAACAATAAAGAATGAGTTGGCAACCTACTTCATTCAATGTAGCAATAAACACATATTCAAGGAAAGGAAGCACTACCTTTGATCGCATCTAATGCtgaactctcctccttcacctACGCCTGCGTGTGGACTTTTACGCTTCTCACCCTACCACTTTTACTTTCAGAATGTAACGAAAGCGACGAACTGCTACGAACGTAATTGTAAAGTGTTCAGAATTTTACTCTCATTGTTTACTCTCTGCTAAGGCATGTTTTCATTTAACACCGGCTTATAAGAACGAAGAGAATGAAGAGACATAActtgtaaatttttttcttttttttctaatttaataaatttaataatgtaataattttttttactgtcACCCTAAACGGCCACATCACACAATAATGTGCCACCTGGCTTCCACCATCGTCGAAAAAATTACTCAAACTACGAAAGGGTAGAAATGACAACAGAGTTTTATATTCTTGTGTACAAAATTACAAATGATTCGTTAAAAAATTAGGAGTACATCTATCCGCCGTATGAAAATTCGTGTGTATATttgtcctttttttcttttttttttaataataaaaaagacctaattataaaattaaaaacaatgtaacaacttaattgaaaataaaaaaaatataaaaactataattaaaaatttaataaaactataaaaattaataaaataattaatttttttttgtaaaaaataaataaataaatttcattttACAGCACTAAAACTAAAAGTCATTAAAAGTCgcctttattttgtttattttaacatcatatctataaattaaaaaaaataaaactaaaatttatttttatttttattttatatataaaaaacgtTCCATTTATACAAAAATCAGTGCCATATATTTTTTTCGCATTGTACTTCACACATTTATCCAATAATAAAATCAGTTTTTTGAATAACCAAGCTTAATCTATCTTAACCCTCAAATATTTTTATGAACACTAAATATGTATTCTTGTAAatggataatttttttatatatatagcatGGTTGTTTATGTATAGTTTAAATTTTATATGGTTATAGTGTAACTACTCtagtcattttaaaaaatataaaaaaattaaaggataAATTACCCTTTTATATTTGTTATCTTTGTCACGTAATAAGCCTAATTATACgagtatttaataataaaataaattctgttacatattttatttgaatgatcatgtttaaataattaaattcaacattatataactaatttattgtaTTATTTCCATCTTTAcgaattataaaatttgaaaattacttGCATAATTTTAGTCTTTAGAGTATATTTAATGTGTAttctaaaagtttatttttaccTAAATTTTAAtgaagtgttggattattaaatgtatgattattttatgtattaatATTGTGCAAAAGGAACCATTCGATACATCAGAAAAGATAATTTATTATTCAGTTTTTGAAAGAAGTAATTGTCATTATGGTATTATACTTATATTTTTCAACTTCTAAATTATACTATTATTATTTACGTTTgtattatttttgtaattattttacaaaatgtTTTAGGAGAAAATAAGTACATTTTACATAGCAAACTCTTTTAACATATCAAATAAAGTAACTTAAATTTCTTATCATATGGTTTCTAAAGAAACCTAATCCGAACTTTCTTTCGGCACAACCATTAGATTAGTCCAATTCTACCAACCCTTTATCCTAGCCATCAAGTCAACGAAATTAGATATTAatggaaaagtatagaaaaataatGTATATAGTAATAAAGTGaataatgattaaaaaataagataaatttaaaattaaaaatcagattcttaattaattaaataattattatcaaattttaaaatttaaaaacgttAAGATTAATACTTAAACCATTACGAACAATTATACATTCACAatgttaggtagacaaaaaaatagCCAGAATTTGCcttatttaacattaattaattgtctcaacaattaataaatgctaaataaggcaagttatgactgttttttgttgattttctttggttaccaaacatttttgtTATACATTTTGCACTCCACACCCTTCAACGGCGTCAGTCTCTCTTGCAACCGTCATCTTCGTCGTCACAAAGGTCTTGACACCGCCGCCTCCTCATTACCGCAGCAGGTTCTCTTTCAACTCGGATAGTGACGCCGTTTTGCACCTCTCATCAGTGTCGATCTCTTCCACTTCCGCCGACTATTTCTCATTGGATGACGCCATATCGCGATTGAAATTCACGGTGTCGCGACAGTATCAACATTTCTTTGACAAGACCATGCCGCACATGCTCCGCTGCTGGATTGGTTCCTTAATCATTGCTTGTATTTACGTTCTGCGTATATACTTGATCCAAGACTTCTACATCGTCTCCTACGGCCTCGGAATCTACATGCTCAATCTCCTCATCGGCTTCCTTTTCCCTCAGGTTGATTTCGAAATTCAGGAAGCCACTCTCTCCACCGGGGACTCCGATGAGTTCCGTCCTTTCGTTCGCCGCCTCCCTGAGTTCAAGTTCTAGTATTCAATCATGATTAGtttaggatggtcattttagtaggtatgtgGATGGTCATTTTAATTCCTATGTAGATGGTTATTTGATTGAattgagtttagttatatataactaaaatatgCTAGATATTCAATTCACTAGATATGCGGTTGATCATTTTTATCCTCAAGTGAATGGTTATTTTAACTAGGGGTGAGCGACATCAGTGGCATGGCAAGCCAAGCAGCAACGGCGAGAATGAGCTCAGCGGCGCCATTCGTTTCCGGTCTGGAGGAGAGCAACGCCGATAAGGATCCTTGTTGACGAACCAGCGGGGGCGAGGAGGATTCCGGCGGCAACGATGGAGGCTAGTCGGAGACCAAGCGACGACAGTGACACCAGAGTGTTTGAGGGAAAAGCTAGTGCTTTGATAAACTAGAGTATAATTAATggctaaaatttttgaattattgaaTGAGATTTTTTTGTTGGATAATTTGGGggagtatttttttttaacttcattGGACCAAATTTCCAACCTATTGTTCACGTTGTTCAAATTTTTCATTTTCTACAAGTCGGATATTATATTATCACAAAGAACATTCGATACCATACTTGTGGATACCAAATATAGCAATGCAGTAATTCACATTGCCAGTAATTTGAAATATGATTATCTTTGTATATGGTGATCTTTCATGAAGCTATTTCTTCAATGTTAGCCAATATGCTTTATACAAGTTCTTGCCATatgaaaaattaaagatgaaagcaaaATGAAACTGTCCTTACAGTAATctccattttttatattttattctaatcAGAAAACTTAATATAATTGATAGTTAATTGAGTTCCTTAAGCATGTAGTCAAAAGTTTATCATCCCATATTATTTGCTGATTTTAGTCCTAGTATCATGGAATGCTAAAGTTACAAAATCTTTACTCTTTTTTGTCATAGAACATACAATCCCATCAACCTTGCAAATTGCATTAATCTATATTTTCCAATCACCCATTTTGtatctgaagaaaaaataaaatctgttagtttattatttttgatGTAACACTTCCTATTGGTTTGTTATAAATAAGTGCAGCATTGTTGACTTTGAGCATtcttcatgtatatatatatatatatatacggtcATGACTCATGAACAATAAATTGATGAAGCAGAAAAATGTCAAGTGACAAGGAATCAAGAATGCAAATAGCAAACAAAAATTacaagatcatcaagaacaaacaATACAACAAGTAAAAGAAAGATTAAATTCATCTTTTCTTCGTTAAAAGAATTTGTTATACTGACTAGTCAGAGAGTCCCTTAGATTCGAGTACAAGCCATAAAGCGAGTACTGCCTCAGATTCTCAACTTCATACCACGAATTAAGCACTCTAAGATGCTTGTCTGTGCCGGAAAATGCCAGCTGAATCCCAAGGCTACAATCCACGGAACCTCCTCGGCCTTTGCAAGACGATGTCCTGATAGCGCAATCTACTTTGTTGAGGCAAACAAAACTGGATTTTCCTCTACATGCAACACATCCATCTCTCTTCCAATACAAATTTTGCAGCCTACCCTTTTGAAACTCCAGCACCTAATTCAAATGAAGAAATCAAGCTATTCAAAATAACAAACCAGAAACTAACCTTATAAGGGTCCATAAATTTTTACAAACTTTGTCATATCTTACCAATGTAAAACTTGTCACAATGAATGTGTTATTTGCAACAAAGGCAGGTAGAGAACGAGCTGCGTATTTCCGTCCTGCGAACGCCACCATGTACCCACCATAGGAATCCTATTTACCATTATGCAGAAGAAAATCATAAACTAGTTCTTATAATGACACAATTGCTATGCTATTTATTCTTTGGggaaatcatgttttcaaacaaGAATAGACATTGACTATTACAAATAAATTGAGTAGAGCCCTTTCCAATATGCAGAGAAAACTAGGGAAAATCTCTAACAAAATACTAGTAGCTATTTAATCAGGAACTCAAGCAAGTTTTTTTCCAGAATAGAAGAAATCTTTACATGTTTCAAAATAATCTGCTAAACTATTATGGATTAGGGGTCATTGTTTTATGTCCTCATGATGCAGTTGAACAAATCAAAACCTTGATCACACTGAAGCCAAAGGTTTAGTTGAGTAACATTGTTTTCCTAATAATTATGAACTTTAAATATGCCTATCTTATCTGTTAAGTCTTTTGAGTACCACATGTACTTTTTTCACCATGAACTTATCAAGTTTAAGAACTGGGATGCAAACAACTTTGCATGAATTCTTCACTTAATAACAGCAATAATAATATGCTTTTTCAAGTTTAAGTagcctttgatttttattttttttttaattttaatgtcaCAGTGACACTCGATTAATCCAGTTGTCAGTTTGGCCCTTCATTGGGACTCATTTCTAATAGTTTCTCACTCAAATCCATATTCCTTATCTAGCAAAGTGGCCCAACTTAAATATCTTTTGATCCATCTTTCTTCCATAAATTCAGAGAAGTACAACTACAAACACCAATGTTATTTGAAAGTCTAAAAAGTAGGTGTCAATTGGATACTTAACCTGATCCGAGAGTGAAAATCAAGAATTTAAGTGTTGACACAGAGATTATACTAAAATCCAAGAGCAATAGAATGAGTATTGACACAAAATACAATGACATAgattctttttgaaaaaaaaaatcaattagaaATTAGCAGCTAGAAAACAATTGCTATGGCATCTAGGGAAACCTGCAATAACAACACAGTAATAAGCAACCAATCCCAGTTCCCATCCAATGAAAACGACCATCATAGCATTCTTCAACCCCAATAGGATACATATAAACATAAAAATCCAAAACTTTTCAACACAATGACCAAATGGCATTCATTCTTCAACCCCAATAGTGTACACA
This genomic window contains:
- the LOC112789553 gene encoding uncharacterized protein, which translates into the protein MARWLMAMVVLTQVVVAATLASASNTNKVYQPCSDTKIQRSDGFTFGIAFSSKNSFFFNQNLSLQLSPCDTRLSLPSSNSQLALFRPKVDEISLLTINTSTFFPDSYGGYMVAFAGRKYAARSLPAFVANNTFIVTSFTLVLEFQKGRLQNLYWKRDGCVACRGKSSFVCLNKVDCAIRTSSCKGRGGSVDCSLGIQLAFSGTDKHLRVLNSWYEVENLRQYSLYGLYSNLRDSLTSQYNKFF